From a region of the Enterobacter cancerogenus genome:
- the nepI gene encoding purine ribonucleoside efflux pump NepI, translating to MTEHIQPTTRPQTKDVSRPNWSAVFSVAFCVACLITVEFLPVSLLTPMAQDLGISEGVAGQSVTVTAFVAMFASLFITQAIGAIDRRKVVILFSVLLTASCLLVSFANSFSLLLLGRACLGLGLGGFWAMSASLTMRLVPARTVPKALSVIFGAVSIALVIAAPLGSFLGGIIGWRNVFNAAAVMGLLCIIWVWKALPSLPGEAAHHKQNMFALLKRPGVMAGMTAIFMAFAGQFAFFTYIRPVFMTMAGFDVDGLTLVLLSFGIASFVGTSLSSQFLKRSLKVALAGAPLVLAISAAVLVLWGSDKWVASAIAIIWGFAFALVPVGWSTWITRSLADQAEKAGSIQVAVIQLANTCGAAVGGVALDHLGLTSPLVISGTLMLLTALLVAAKVRAR from the coding sequence ATGACAGAACATATCCAGCCCACGACCAGACCGCAGACCAAAGACGTTTCCCGGCCCAACTGGTCGGCGGTTTTCTCCGTGGCGTTCTGCGTCGCCTGTCTGATTACCGTTGAGTTTCTGCCGGTGAGCCTGCTGACGCCAATGGCGCAGGATCTGGGTATTTCCGAAGGTGTGGCGGGGCAGTCCGTCACCGTCACCGCGTTTGTGGCGATGTTTGCCAGCCTCTTTATTACCCAGGCGATTGGCGCTATCGACCGCCGCAAAGTGGTCATTCTCTTCAGCGTGCTGCTGACGGCATCCTGCCTGCTGGTCTCCTTCGCCAATAGCTTTAGCCTGCTGCTGCTCGGCCGTGCCTGTCTCGGGTTAGGGCTCGGCGGCTTCTGGGCGATGTCGGCCTCGCTGACCATGCGTCTGGTGCCCGCCCGCACGGTGCCTAAAGCGCTGTCCGTGATTTTCGGCGCGGTCTCCATCGCGCTGGTGATTGCCGCGCCGCTGGGCAGCTTCCTCGGCGGAATTATCGGCTGGCGTAACGTCTTTAACGCCGCCGCGGTGATGGGCCTTCTGTGCATTATCTGGGTGTGGAAGGCGCTGCCGTCCCTGCCGGGTGAAGCTGCGCACCACAAACAGAACATGTTCGCGCTGCTCAAGCGCCCTGGCGTTATGGCTGGCATGACCGCCATCTTTATGGCCTTCGCCGGGCAGTTTGCCTTCTTCACCTACATCCGCCCGGTGTTTATGACCATGGCGGGCTTTGATGTGGATGGCCTGACGCTGGTGCTGCTGAGTTTCGGTATCGCCAGCTTTGTCGGCACCTCGCTGTCGTCCCAGTTCCTGAAACGCTCCCTCAAGGTGGCGCTGGCAGGCGCGCCGCTGGTGCTGGCGATAAGCGCCGCGGTGCTGGTGCTGTGGGGCAGCGATAAGTGGGTCGCCTCGGCGATTGCGATTATCTGGGGCTTTGCTTTTGCGCTGGTACCGGTGGGCTGGTCGACGTGGATCACCCGCTCGCTGGCCGATCAGGCGGAAAAAGCCGGGTCGATTCAGGTGGCGGTGATCCAGCTGGCGAACACCTGCGGCGCAGCGGTGGGCGGCGTGGCGCTCGACCATCTGGGGCTGACCTCACCGCTGGTGATTTCCGGCACGCTGATGCTGCTGACGGCGCTGCTGGTGGCAGCGAAGGTGAGGGCGCGTTGA
- a CDS encoding carbohydrate porin, translating to MNTIKKLPLTMAVIAALCPISVLAQEFTQEQIDAIVAKAVDKALAERQAKMDAAVAKKADVVTEPQSAAQSPDMAIPFGVKFTGYARYGAHFQAADQKYVAVDGSYNGASAIGRLGNEGNGGEFQLSKAFKGDNGAIWDINVMIDHWGDEVNLKKAYAGVTNIMASNPNAYFWAGRDFHQRPQQGINDYFWMNHDGQGAGVKNFDIGGVQFDVAAVAAVESCSPEVMEDEANPSRITCTGGSGTGDKGNYAATSKIHGMKLGPIDLELYANYGFDSKAIESDERLNAWQGGVVMSHTNDSGVNKVIARYSDNSDNSVFNKTEDLTTVYASFEGLYKFTQATQVEYILAFHDYDNSRDDTDNRKNYNAIVRPMHWWNDVHSTWLEAGWQHVDYDNGGDNKGWKLTLSQNMSIAMGPEFRPMLRFYVTGGKVDNERTARVNNTKDETLDDFNVGAMWEAWF from the coding sequence ATGAATACGATTAAAAAACTTCCATTAACAATGGCGGTTATCGCCGCGCTTTGCCCCATTTCCGTACTCGCGCAAGAATTTACGCAGGAGCAAATCGACGCCATTGTGGCCAAAGCGGTGGACAAAGCCCTGGCAGAACGTCAGGCCAAAATGGATGCCGCCGTTGCCAAAAAAGCGGACGTGGTGACCGAGCCGCAAAGCGCGGCGCAATCCCCGGATATGGCGATCCCGTTCGGGGTGAAATTTACCGGCTACGCCCGCTACGGCGCGCACTTCCAGGCCGCCGACCAGAAATACGTGGCGGTAGACGGCTCCTACAACGGCGCGTCCGCGATTGGTCGTCTGGGCAACGAAGGCAACGGCGGTGAATTCCAGCTTTCCAAAGCCTTCAAAGGTGACAACGGTGCCATCTGGGACATCAACGTGATGATCGACCACTGGGGCGATGAGGTTAACCTGAAAAAAGCCTACGCCGGTGTGACCAACATTATGGCATCGAACCCGAACGCCTATTTCTGGGCGGGGCGCGACTTCCACCAGCGTCCGCAGCAGGGCATCAACGATTACTTCTGGATGAACCACGACGGCCAGGGTGCCGGGGTGAAGAACTTCGACATCGGCGGCGTGCAGTTTGACGTGGCGGCCGTGGCGGCGGTGGAATCCTGTAGCCCGGAAGTGATGGAAGATGAAGCGAACCCGTCGCGCATCACCTGTACCGGCGGCTCCGGCACGGGCGACAAAGGCAACTACGCGGCAACCTCTAAAATCCACGGCATGAAGCTCGGCCCGATCGACCTGGAGCTGTACGCCAACTACGGCTTTGACTCGAAGGCCATTGAAAGCGACGAGCGCCTGAACGCCTGGCAGGGCGGCGTGGTGATGAGCCACACCAACGACAGCGGCGTAAACAAGGTGATCGCCCGCTACTCGGATAACTCGGACAACAGCGTCTTCAACAAAACCGAGGATCTGACCACGGTCTACGCCAGCTTCGAGGGGCTGTACAAATTCACCCAAGCCACGCAGGTGGAGTATATCCTCGCCTTCCACGATTACGACAACAGTCGTGATGACACCGACAACCGCAAGAACTACAACGCCATCGTCCGCCCGATGCACTGGTGGAACGACGTCCACTCGACCTGGCTGGAAGCGGGCTGGCAGCACGTTGATTACGACAACGGCGGCGATAATAAGGGCTGGAAGCTGACCCTGTCGCAGAACATGTCTATCGCCATGGGGCCGGAGTTCCGCCCGATGCTGCGTTTCTACGTCACCGGCGGCAAAGTGGATAACGAACGCACCGCCCGCGTGAACAATACCAAAGACGAAACGCTCGACGATTTCAACGTCGGCGCGATGTGGGAGGCGTGGTTCTAA
- a CDS encoding EamA family transporter, translated as MGSTRKGMLNVLIAAVLWGSSGVCAQYIMEKSHISSPYLTMIRLLFTGVILLTLSFVHGDKIFSVIKNRKDALSLLFFSLVGALTVQLTFLLTIEKSNAATATVLQFLSPTIIVAWFALARKKRPGIFVLSAIMTSLVGTFLLVTHGDPTSLSISPAALFFGIASAFAAAFYTTYPSTLIARYGTLPIVGWSMLIAGLVLTPFYAGRGTTFAFDGSLLLAFFYLVVIGTALTFSLYLKGAQMIGGPKASILSCAEPLSSALLSVILLGVAFTLPDWLGTLLIVSSVVLISMDSRRRVQTSA; from the coding sequence ATGGGTTCCACACGTAAAGGGATGCTGAACGTCCTGATCGCCGCCGTTTTATGGGGAAGTTCAGGCGTTTGCGCGCAGTACATCATGGAGAAAAGCCACATTTCCTCGCCTTATCTGACCATGATTCGCCTGCTGTTTACCGGCGTGATCCTGCTGACGCTCTCCTTCGTTCACGGCGACAAGATTTTCTCGGTCATCAAAAACCGCAAGGACGCCCTCAGCCTGCTGTTTTTCTCATTGGTCGGCGCGCTTACCGTGCAGCTCACCTTCCTGCTGACGATTGAAAAATCCAACGCCGCCACCGCTACCGTGCTGCAGTTCCTCTCGCCGACCATTATCGTGGCGTGGTTCGCGCTGGCGCGGAAAAAGCGCCCCGGTATTTTTGTCTTATCCGCGATAATGACCTCGCTTGTCGGCACCTTCCTGCTGGTAACGCACGGCGACCCGACATCGCTCTCTATCTCGCCTGCCGCGCTGTTCTTCGGCATCGCCTCGGCCTTTGCTGCGGCGTTCTATACCACTTATCCGTCAACGCTGATCGCCCGCTACGGCACGCTACCGATTGTTGGCTGGAGTATGTTGATTGCAGGACTGGTGCTGACGCCGTTCTACGCCGGGCGCGGCACCACGTTTGCGTTCGACGGTAGCCTGCTGCTGGCGTTCTTCTATCTGGTGGTGATCGGTACGGCGCTGACGTTCAGCCTGTATCTGAAAGGGGCGCAAATGATCGGTGGGCCGAAGGCAAGCATTCTGAGCTGCGCCGAGCCGCTGAGCAGCGCATTGCTGTCGGTGATCCTGCTGGGGGTGGCCTTCACCCTGCCGGACTGGCTGGGCACGCTGCTGATTGTCTCGTCGGTGGTGTTGATTTCGATGGATTCGAGAAGACGGGTTCAGACTTCAGCCTGA
- a CDS encoding type II toxin-antitoxin system Phd/YefM family antitoxin, whose amino-acid sequence MQVVTFTEARSRLKDVLDDVNDNVETTIISRRNGGDAVVMSLQHYNSMMETIHLMSSPANASRLMESIAQANTGKTTQRDLIDDQATDLD is encoded by the coding sequence ATGCAGGTTGTGACGTTTACTGAAGCACGAAGCCGACTCAAAGATGTGTTGGACGACGTGAATGACAATGTGGAGACGACAATCATCAGCCGCCGCAACGGCGGGGATGCGGTTGTTATGTCTCTTCAGCACTACAACTCGATGATGGAAACGATCCATTTAATGAGTTCGCCTGCTAATGCCAGCCGACTGATGGAGTCAATCGCACAGGCAAACACGGGAAAAACCACGCAGAGGGATCTGATTGATGACCAGGCTACTGATTTGGACTGA
- a CDS encoding DUF1493 family protein, producing MLLPDDQEFLDYITENYSELKRPAQKEWTFQEHFNLVPEDLEDMLLDLFNRYGIEYSNFVLDNYFEPELFWFQFGLRKRFLDRQYKPLTLEMIIESAKAGRWLYD from the coding sequence ATGTTATTGCCTGATGATCAAGAATTTTTAGATTACATCACTGAAAACTACAGTGAACTGAAACGTCCAGCCCAGAAGGAGTGGACCTTCCAGGAGCATTTCAACCTCGTTCCTGAAGATCTTGAGGACATGCTGCTTGACCTTTTCAATCGCTATGGGATTGAGTACAGCAACTTTGTTCTGGACAACTATTTTGAGCCGGAGCTGTTTTGGTTTCAGTTTGGACTTAGAAAAAGGTTTTTGGATCGACAGTATAAGCCGCTAACGCTCGAAATGATTATTGAGTCAGCCAAAGCCGGGCGCTGGTTATATGATTAA
- a CDS encoding glycoside hydrolase family 1 protein: MKYTFPDRFWWGSASSALQTEGTREGETTWDYWFAREPNRFHNGVGPQQTSTFYQHWKTDIQLLKQLNHNSFRTSISWARLIPDGIGEVNPQAVDFYNQVIDELIEQGITPFITLFHFDMPMAMQEIGGWENRDVVDAYARYAQICFALFGDRVLHWFTFNEPIVPVEGGYLYDFHYPNVVDFRRAATVAYHTVLAHAKAVQAYRAGPYAGEIGIVLNLTPSYPRSQNPADVKAAHIADLMFNRSFLDPVLRGVYPADLVALLKAYDQLPACKPEDRALIAKGKIDLLGVNYYQPRRVKCRDSAVNPQAPFMPEWFFDNYEMPGRKMNPYRGWEIYEPGIYDILVNLRDNYDNPRCFISENGMGVENEQRFIENGQINDQYRIDFISEHLAWLHKGINEGCNCLGYHMWTFIDNWSWCNAYKNRYGFIQLDLETQQRTLKKSGEWFATTALNNSFDKE, translated from the coding sequence ATGAAATACACATTTCCCGATCGCTTCTGGTGGGGCAGCGCAAGCTCCGCTCTCCAGACCGAAGGGACACGAGAGGGGGAAACCACGTGGGACTACTGGTTTGCCCGCGAGCCGAACCGTTTTCATAACGGCGTGGGGCCGCAGCAGACCTCCACGTTTTATCAGCACTGGAAAACGGACATTCAACTGTTAAAGCAGCTGAACCACAACAGCTTTCGCACCTCAATAAGCTGGGCGCGCCTGATCCCCGACGGTATCGGTGAAGTGAACCCGCAGGCGGTCGACTTTTATAATCAGGTCATTGATGAGCTGATTGAACAGGGCATCACGCCGTTTATTACCCTGTTCCATTTCGACATGCCGATGGCGATGCAGGAGATCGGCGGTTGGGAAAACCGCGACGTGGTGGACGCTTACGCCCGCTACGCGCAGATCTGCTTTGCGCTGTTCGGCGACCGCGTGCTGCACTGGTTTACCTTCAACGAGCCAATTGTGCCGGTGGAGGGCGGTTATCTGTACGACTTCCACTATCCGAACGTGGTGGATTTTCGTCGTGCGGCTACCGTGGCGTATCACACCGTGCTGGCCCACGCGAAAGCGGTTCAGGCTTACCGCGCCGGGCCTTATGCCGGGGAAATTGGCATCGTGCTCAACCTGACGCCCTCCTACCCGCGTTCGCAGAACCCGGCGGATGTGAAGGCGGCGCACATTGCGGATCTGATGTTTAACCGCAGCTTCCTCGACCCGGTGCTTCGCGGCGTGTATCCGGCAGACCTGGTGGCGCTGTTGAAAGCGTACGACCAACTCCCCGCCTGCAAGCCGGAGGACCGCGCCCTGATAGCGAAAGGAAAAATCGACCTGCTCGGCGTGAACTACTACCAGCCACGGCGCGTGAAGTGTCGCGACAGCGCGGTAAACCCGCAGGCGCCGTTTATGCCGGAGTGGTTCTTTGACAATTACGAGATGCCGGGCCGCAAGATGAACCCATACCGCGGCTGGGAAATCTACGAGCCGGGTATTTACGATATTCTGGTTAACCTGCGCGACAACTACGATAATCCTCGCTGCTTTATTTCTGAAAACGGTATGGGCGTCGAAAATGAACAGCGCTTTATTGAAAATGGCCAGATTAACGATCAATACCGCATCGATTTTATTTCTGAGCACTTAGCGTGGCTGCATAAAGGTATTAACGAAGGATGCAATTGCCTTGGCTACCATATGTGGACCTTTATTGATAACTGGTCCTGGTGTAATGCCTATAAAAATCGTTACGGATTTATTCAGCTCGACTTAGAGACGCAGCAGCGCACCCTCAAAAAAAGCGGCGAGTGGTTTGCCACCACTGCCTTGAATAACAGTTTTGATAAAGAGTAA
- a CDS encoding alpha/beta fold hydrolase, translated as MLTRRLSCLALLMALASPAMAADTPTYGEKLEGFDYGWPVKHFTFTSQNQSLDMAYLDVKPEKANGRTVVLMHGKNFCAGTWDGTIRALTASGYRVIAPDQIGFCKSIKPERYQYTFQQLADNTHALLTSLGVERVTVIGHSTGGMLATRYALMWPQQVEQLVMVNPIGLEDWKARGVPHITVDQWYQRELKTSADGIRQYEKNTYYAGEWKPEYERWVTMLAGLNNGPGKARVAWNSALLYDMIYTQPVVYEFSELKMPVLLMIGTKDNTAIGKDLAPPEVRKTLGNYAVLGKETAKRIPHATLVEFNDMGHAPQMQDPVRFHEALLKGLKRSDPLSE; from the coding sequence ATGTTAACCCGACGATTATCCTGCCTTGCGCTGCTGATGGCGCTGGCGTCCCCCGCGATGGCGGCGGATACCCCCACCTATGGCGAAAAGCTGGAAGGTTTTGACTACGGCTGGCCGGTTAAACACTTTACCTTTACCTCGCAAAACCAGTCTCTGGACATGGCCTATCTCGACGTGAAGCCGGAAAAAGCCAATGGCCGCACCGTGGTGCTGATGCATGGCAAGAACTTCTGTGCCGGTACCTGGGACGGCACCATCCGTGCGCTGACGGCGAGTGGGTACAGGGTGATCGCCCCGGACCAGATCGGCTTCTGCAAATCCATCAAGCCCGAGCGGTATCAGTACACCTTCCAGCAGCTGGCTGATAATACCCATGCGCTGCTCACATCCCTGGGTGTCGAACGCGTGACGGTGATCGGGCACTCTACCGGCGGCATGCTGGCGACGCGCTACGCGCTGATGTGGCCGCAGCAGGTGGAGCAGTTGGTGATGGTCAACCCGATTGGCCTGGAGGACTGGAAGGCGCGCGGCGTGCCGCATATTACCGTCGACCAGTGGTATCAGCGTGAGCTGAAAACCAGCGCGGACGGCATTCGCCAGTACGAGAAAAACACCTACTATGCCGGAGAGTGGAAGCCGGAGTACGAGCGTTGGGTAACCATGCTTGCCGGGCTGAACAACGGGCCGGGCAAAGCGCGCGTGGCATGGAACTCGGCGCTGCTCTACGACATGATCTACACCCAGCCGGTTGTCTACGAATTTAGCGAGCTGAAGATGCCGGTATTATTGATGATCGGCACGAAGGACAACACCGCTATCGGCAAAGATCTCGCCCCGCCGGAGGTGCGTAAAACGCTCGGTAACTACGCGGTGCTGGGGAAGGAGACGGCAAAACGCATTCCGCACGCCACGCTGGTCGAGTTTAACGATATGGGCCATGCGCCGCAGATGCAGGATCCGGTGCGCTTCCACGAGGCGCTGCTGAAAGGGCTGAAGCGCAGCGATCCGCTTTCAGAATGA
- a CDS encoding PTS lactose/cellobiose transporter subunit IIA, protein MIVLEDAVMEIIVNAGQSRSLCFEALHAARQGNLDEAKSLLREADGYARQAHKMQTKLIEQDAGEARQPMTLIMVHAQDHLMNSLLARELSEEIIHLYQR, encoded by the coding sequence ATGATCGTATTAGAAGATGCCGTAATGGAAATTATCGTCAACGCCGGTCAGTCCCGCAGTTTGTGCTTTGAAGCGCTGCACGCGGCGCGCCAGGGCAACCTTGACGAAGCCAAAAGCCTGCTGCGCGAAGCCGATGGCTATGCGCGCCAGGCGCACAAAATGCAGACCAAACTGATCGAGCAGGATGCGGGAGAAGCCCGCCAGCCGATGACCTTAATTATGGTGCACGCCCAGGACCATTTAATGAATTCCCTGCTGGCGCGTGAATTATCGGAAGAAATTATTCATTTATACCAGAGATAA
- a CDS encoding Txe/YoeB family addiction module toxin, translated as MTRLLIWTDNGWDDYLWWQEQDKKTLRRINKLIEDAKRQPFDGLGKPEPLKGNLSGYWSRRINDTDRLVYGVTDSALTILMCRYHYHA; from the coding sequence ATGACCAGGCTACTGATTTGGACTGATAACGGCTGGGACGATTACCTGTGGTGGCAAGAGCAGGATAAGAAAACGCTTCGCAGAATCAACAAGCTGATTGAAGATGCGAAGCGTCAGCCTTTTGATGGCCTGGGGAAGCCGGAACCGCTTAAAGGTAATCTTTCAGGCTACTGGTCCCGCCGGATAAACGATACTGACCGTCTGGTTTATGGCGTGACGGATAGCGCGCTGACCATTTTGATGTGCCGCTATCACTATCATGCGTAA
- a CDS encoding Hcp family type VI secretion system effector, protein MAIPAYLWLKDDGGALIKGGVDVQHRECSIEIKGFHHNLMIPTDNATGKITGTRMHSPMLIIKEFDCSSPYLYKAVATGQSLVSAEIKWYRINYSGQEEEYFNMLLEGVRVVSISPAMAPGDNPNENHMETVELRYEKITWKHNDGNIIFSDAWNERQSA, encoded by the coding sequence ATGGCTATACCAGCTTACTTATGGCTTAAGGATGACGGTGGAGCATTAATCAAAGGCGGAGTTGATGTTCAGCACAGAGAATGCAGCATTGAGATAAAAGGATTCCATCATAACCTCATGATCCCAACAGACAATGCCACCGGTAAAATAACCGGTACGCGCATGCATTCACCTATGTTGATCATTAAAGAATTCGATTGCTCAAGCCCATACCTCTATAAAGCGGTAGCAACAGGGCAGAGCCTGGTCTCTGCTGAGATAAAATGGTATAGGATTAACTACTCCGGCCAGGAAGAAGAGTACTTTAATATGCTGCTCGAAGGCGTCAGAGTCGTTTCTATCTCACCAGCGATGGCACCAGGCGATAACCCTAACGAAAACCATATGGAAACGGTTGAACTACGTTACGAGAAAATTACCTGGAAGCATAACGACGGGAACATCATCTTTAGCGATGCCTGGAACGAACGCCAGTCAGCGTAA
- a CDS encoding DUF1198 family protein translates to MVWIMLATLVVVFVVGFRVLTSDSRRAIKRLSERLGITPVPVESMIDQFGKSSGNEFIRYLERPDEAHLQNAAQVLLIWQVCIVDGSEQNLHTWHRMLRKARLAAPITDAQIRLALGFMREIEPDPQELNAFQLRYNQLFLPDEGVFYLH, encoded by the coding sequence ATGGTCTGGATAATGCTGGCAACGCTTGTCGTGGTGTTTGTGGTGGGGTTTCGTGTCCTGACCTCGGATTCCCGTCGTGCCATCAAACGGTTAAGCGAGCGTCTGGGGATCACCCCGGTTCCGGTGGAATCGATGATCGATCAGTTTGGTAAATCGTCCGGCAACGAGTTTATCCGCTACCTTGAGCGTCCCGACGAAGCCCATCTGCAAAACGCTGCGCAGGTGCTGCTAATCTGGCAGGTGTGTATTGTTGATGGCAGTGAACAGAACCTGCACACCTGGCACCGCATGCTGCGCAAAGCCCGCCTTGCCGCGCCCATTACCGACGCGCAAATCCGCCTTGCACTCGGCTTCATGCGCGAAATAGAGCCAGACCCGCAGGAGCTTAACGCCTTCCAGCTGCGGTATAACCAACTCTTCTTACCGGATGAGGGCGTGTTTTACCTTCACTGA